In Saccharopolyspora pogona, the genomic stretch GGTCATCAACCCCGGCCACGAACTCGAAACCCTGTCGACCACGATCACCAGATACGGGATCACCGTCGATGACATCCGGGCACGCCTCGAACAGCTCGGCAACGACGACCCCGAGGCCGGGCACAGCATGATCGACGACCTCATGCGCGCCGCCCTGGTCGCCATCCGCGACGGCCACCCCAACCCCGCCGCGCTCGCTCGCGACGTTCTCGCCGTCGACGAAGCCGACTTTCCCCGCTGGTACGCGTGACCGCCGCAACCAACGACTGAAAACCCGCAGGCGGGCCGGAAACACCTCCACAGCGACCGGCCCGCCCACTACTCCCGAGGGAGCTACCCGTGACCGTACCGAAGAACTTCGAAATCCCCGACTTCCGGCAGTTGGGTGCGTGCCGAACCGAAGACCCCGACCTGTTTTTCCCAGTCGGCGACGCGTCCCGGAAGGGCTCGCAGCCGTGGCTGCAGGCGCAGGAAGCCAAGCAGGTCTGCGCGCAGTGCCCGGTTGCCGCGCAGTGCCTGAAGTGGGCCCTCGACCGCGGCGAGCCCTACGGCGTGTGGGGCGGCATGACCGAGCAGGAACGCCACGCCGCCAAGAGCCGCAACAGCACGCGGAAGCCGGCGGTGGTGCAGGCAGAGGTCGAGGTGCCCGCACCCCGCCAGCACGACGACAACCAGCCCCAGCTCGAACTCCCGATGCAGGAGGTTGCGGCATGAGCACCGGAATTGAGTGGACCGACGAGACCTGGAACCCGGTTACCGGGTGCACGAAGGTCTCCCCAGGCTGTGACAACTGCTACGCGCTGACCCTCGCCGAGCGGTTCCGGGGCACCCCCGGGCACTACTTCGAGAACGGGTTCGACGTTCAGCTGCGCCCCGACAAGCTCATCGAGCCGCTGAAGTGGCGCAAGCCGCGCCGCATCTTTGTGAACTCAATGAGCGACCTGTTCCACCAGGACGTTCCGGGGAGCTACATCGCCCAGGTCTGGGCCACCATGGCAGCCACCCCGCAGCACACCTACCAGGTGCTGACCAAGCGGCACGGCCGGATGCGTTCTCTGCTGTCCAACCCGTACTTCCGCAAGGACGTCATGGGCTGGCTGCGGCAGGACGGGCACCCGATCCCGGCCTGGCCGCTGCCGAACGTGTGGCTCGGCGTCAGCGTCGAGGACCAGAAGCGCGCTGACCGCCGCATCCCCGCCCTACTCGAAACCCCCGCCGCCGTCCGGTTCTTGAGTTGCGAACCGCTGCTGGGGCCCGTCGACCTCACGAAGTGGCTACCACCCATCTCCCCGATGGATCCGACAACCGCGCCGAAGTCGTGGAGTGACTGGACTTGGCCCGACTGGGTGCCACAGACGGTTCGCGACCAGATCGAAAGCTTCTGGGGGCCAAAATCGGCACGAACCCCGCAACAGTGGATGCGGGACATGCACGTGCAGGGTTCGCACCCGTTCGGTACCACCGTCACCAGCGGCGACGGATTCGGCCACAACCCGCCGCAGGTTACCGGCCGATGGGTGCACGCCTGGAACAACGTCGGTCGGCTGGTTCACGACGACGGCTCGTTCTCCTACACGTCGTTCTCGCAGCGCGCGATACGTGAACAGCGTCGCCTGAACTGGATCATCTGCGGCGGCGAGAGTGGCCCGAAGTCGAGGCCGATGCACCCCGACTGGGCCCGCAACCTGCGCGACCAGTGCCTGCAGGCCAACGTGCCGTTTTTCTTCAAACAGTGGGGGAACTGGGCGCCGCCCGACCCCGAGCACGGGAACTCCGTTTTCGACTACGTCACCAACGACGACCGCGTCCAGGTCGTCAACGACCACGGTGTCCGGCTTGGTCGCCCCTGGCCCGGCTGGCGGGTGCAAGACGGTACACGCGACGCCGCCGTGATGCGCCGCTACGCCAAGCACGCCGCTGGCCGCCTGCTCGACGGCCGCACCTGGGACCAGTACCCGCAGCAGCACGAATCCCGCGAAAAGAAGGGGAACATCGCGTGATCACCATCACCGATCTGTTCTGCGGGGCCGGCGGCTCGTCGCAGGGAGCATCCGCGGTCGACGGCGTCGAGGTCCGTATGGCCGCCAACCATTGGCAGCTCGCGATCGACACCCACCAGACGAACTACCCCACCGTCGACCACGACTGCGCCGACATCAGCCAGGTTGACCCGCGCCGTTACCCGCGCACGAGCGTGCTTTGGGCCTCGCCGGAGTGCACGAACCACAGCGTGGCGAAGGGCGTCAAGCGGGCGCAGCCGACCCTGTGGGACAAGCCGGACCCGGCCGCCGAGCGCAGCAGGGCAACGATGTGGGACGTGGTGCGGTTCGCTGAACACCACCGCTACCAGGCGATCATCGTGGAGAACGTCGTTGACGCCGCACGGTGGGAACTCTGGTCGGCGTGGCTCACGGCGATGCAGGCACTCGGCTACGAGCACCGCACCGTGTTTCTGAACTCGATGCACGCCCCGGCGACGAAAGCCCCGCGCGCACCGCAGTCCCGTGACCGCCTGTACATCGTGTTTTGGCGCAAGGGAAACCCCGCGCCGGACGTCGAGCCGCACCCGCTGGCCTGGTGCCAGAAGTGTGACCGTGACGTGAACGCGGTGCAGTCGTGGAAGAACGGCAAGCGCTGGGGCCGCTACCGGGCCCAGTACGTCTACCGCTGCCCAACTCCGCGCTGCCACGAGGTCGTCGAGCCCTACGTCAGCCCCGCGGCATCGGCGATCGATTGGAGCCTGACCGGCGAGCGCATCGGTGACCGGGTGGTGCCGCTCAAGGACGCCACGATGCGCCGCATCAAGATCGGCCTGGAGAAATTCGCGACCATGCCGCAGCTCGTTCCGGCCGGCGGCACCTGGAACCTGTCGACCACGCCAATCGACCTGCCAATGAGGGCCCGCACCACTCGGGAAACCGAGGGGCTGCTGGTCCCGGTTGAAGGACGGGACGGCAAGTCGGCGGCACCGTCGTGGATGCCGCTGCGCACCCAAACCACTCGTAACGAGACAGCGCTGGTAATCCCGGACTACCTCCGACATGGGGTCGCGTTCGTCGCCGAGCTGCGCGGGGGAGGCTCCAACGCACGGAACGTGTCCGAACCGCTGGCCACTGTCACCGCGTCCGGCAATCACCACATGCTCGTGCGCGAGGTCATCCCCCCGCAGCCCGAACCCGCCCCGAAGATTCCAGCGATCGAGGACTGCACGTTCCGGATGCTCACGCCGGACGAGATCAAGCGCGCGATGGCGTTCGGTGGCGATTACGCGCTGCTCGGAACCAAGCGGGAGCGCGTGAAGTTGCTGGGCAACGCGGTTACCCCGCCCGCCGCCGAATGGCTCGTGCGCGCTGTCCGCGACTCCCTCGTCTGACCGCTACTCCAACCACCAACCACACGAGGAGATCCGCCATGCCTGACACCAACGTGTCCCCCGGTCTGCTGCGGCAGCTGCGGGATGAGTTCGCCACCCTGCAGGCCTGCGGCCAGGGCGACCCGTACAGCCTCGCGGAAGCCGCCGTCCGAATCACCGGCCACGAGATCACTCAGCTCGCCGCCCGCGCCGAATTCCTGAAGCAGCTCGCAGATTGGCGGTTCGGGGCACTGCTCGACATGCGCGATCGCGCCCAGAAGGCCGAGGCCGACCGGGACGCGGCGCTCGAACGTCGGCCGCGGAAAGAGGACCCGATGACCACCACGAACAGGCAAGACAAGGCCCCGCAGATCACCGACGTCTACCAGGTCGTCACCTACGAACAGCCCTGCGGCGAAGGAGACGAGCGAATCGAGCCTGGCACCTACGTGGTCGGTGGCGAGTACGCGGAGGAAGGTGCCGAAGTTGTAGTGCTCGTTGTACTCGCATTGGACGAGGGTGGTTTCGACGCTACCCAGTACGTCGCTGGCCGGATCGCCGCGGCATTGTCCGGTGCTGCGACCCCGCCACCCAAGGACATCACCGAGGCGATCCGGTTGCTGACCCTCGCCGAAAAGGCCCGCCGCGATTACGCCCGTGGTACTTACGCCCGCCGAGTGCACAAGCAGGTCTCCGAGACGCTCGAAGCCGAAGCCGACGTCTACAAGACGGCGGCCGAGATCCTCCGCAACCCGCAGATCCTGAAGGGAATCATCCCTTTGTCGCAGTGGGGCGAAATCGAGGCAGGTGCGGCATGACCAGCATTGATGACCTGGCCGACCAGGTGTTCAAGCTGACCAACGCCGTGGCAGCGATCCAACGGCAGCTACGTCCGGTTGACGAGGAAGGGCTGCCGATCCCGAGCTACATGGGCAGGAGCCGTCCGGATGGCGACCCCACCGGGATCGACGGGCCGCGCTGGCAGGTTGGCGGCAGCTGGACGGTGATCGCACCCAGTGACCCGGATTTGCGAGACGGCCTGTTCCTGCGCGACTACGACGGTCAGCGGACCGGAGACGTCGGCGCGCTCGACATCGACGAGGCGCTGCGCCTGGCCGCTGCTCTGGTGGCAGCAGCCAGGTATCAGCAGGACGAGATGTACCGGAAGCGGAAGGACCAGCAATCGTGACCGCACCTCGCAAGCGCACCCGCCGTTCGGCCAAGGCCGCCGGCGCCCGGTTCGAGCGCGCCATTGCCGACTACCTCGCCGAGCACATCGACGACCGAATCGACAAGCGCCCGAAGAACGGCGCAAAGGACCGTGGCGACATCGGCGGTGTCCGGCTCTCCCCCGCGCTCCGCGGCGGCCGGATTGTCGTCGAGTGCAAAGACAGCGCCCGCACCAACCTCGCAGGGTGGGCCGCTGAAGCGGAGAACGAGCGCGGCAACGACGACGCGGTGGCCGCTGTGATCGTCCACAAACGGCACGGAGTAGCCGACCCCGGCCAGCAGTGGGTGACCTGCACAGTTGACAACTTCATCGCCCTACTCACCGGCGAACGACCGCAGACCGAGGAGGATGCGGAAGCCGAGGAGTGGGTGCAGCGCATGGCCAACCTTCCTGACGACCAGGTGCGCGCGCTGCTGGCCCGCGGCGGCTGGCTGCAGACAGACAGCGAGGAGTTGACCGCGTGACCACCGAGCAGCAGCGCGCGCAGTGGCGCAGAGACCGGGACCGGATCACGCAGGTTGCCGAGACGCTGCGCCGCGCATCCCGCCGGCAGCAGGCGGAAAGCCAGGTTGGCCGCGCGCCGATCGTGCCCGCGGAACGGTATGTGCTGGTCGGATTTCTTGACGAACTCGCGCTCGCCGCTGGTCGGGGTGACCTTCCCGCCGGCGTTCGCCGCGTCGGACTCGAATTGTGCGATGCGTTGATGCGAGAGCTTGGCGACA encodes the following:
- a CDS encoding WhiB family transcriptional regulator is translated as MTVPKNFEIPDFRQLGACRTEDPDLFFPVGDASRKGSQPWLQAQEAKQVCAQCPVAAQCLKWALDRGEPYGVWGGMTEQERHAAKSRNSTRKPAVVQAEVEVPAPRQHDDNQPQLELPMQEVAA
- a CDS encoding DUF5131 family protein, which gives rise to MSTGIEWTDETWNPVTGCTKVSPGCDNCYALTLAERFRGTPGHYFENGFDVQLRPDKLIEPLKWRKPRRIFVNSMSDLFHQDVPGSYIAQVWATMAATPQHTYQVLTKRHGRMRSLLSNPYFRKDVMGWLRQDGHPIPAWPLPNVWLGVSVEDQKRADRRIPALLETPAAVRFLSCEPLLGPVDLTKWLPPISPMDPTTAPKSWSDWTWPDWVPQTVRDQIESFWGPKSARTPQQWMRDMHVQGSHPFGTTVTSGDGFGHNPPQVTGRWVHAWNNVGRLVHDDGSFSYTSFSQRAIREQRRLNWIICGGESGPKSRPMHPDWARNLRDQCLQANVPFFFKQWGNWAPPDPEHGNSVFDYVTNDDRVQVVNDHGVRLGRPWPGWRVQDGTRDAAVMRRYAKHAAGRLLDGRTWDQYPQQHESREKKGNIA
- a CDS encoding DNA cytosine methyltransferase; its protein translation is MITITDLFCGAGGSSQGASAVDGVEVRMAANHWQLAIDTHQTNYPTVDHDCADISQVDPRRYPRTSVLWASPECTNHSVAKGVKRAQPTLWDKPDPAAERSRATMWDVVRFAEHHRYQAIIVENVVDAARWELWSAWLTAMQALGYEHRTVFLNSMHAPATKAPRAPQSRDRLYIVFWRKGNPAPDVEPHPLAWCQKCDRDVNAVQSWKNGKRWGRYRAQYVYRCPTPRCHEVVEPYVSPAASAIDWSLTGERIGDRVVPLKDATMRRIKIGLEKFATMPQLVPAGGTWNLSTTPIDLPMRARTTRETEGLLVPVEGRDGKSAAPSWMPLRTQTTRNETALVIPDYLRHGVAFVAELRGGGSNARNVSEPLATVTASGNHHMLVREVIPPQPEPAPKIPAIEDCTFRMLTPDEIKRAMAFGGDYALLGTKRERVKLLGNAVTPPAAEWLVRAVRDSLV